The Temnothorax longispinosus isolate EJ_2023e chromosome 7, Tlon_JGU_v1, whole genome shotgun sequence genome contains a region encoding:
- the Nd-18 gene encoding NADH dehydrogenase [ubiquinone] iron-sulfur protein 4, mitochondrial, with amino-acid sequence MASRALLQQCASGISKSSPGLSRLFSSKASDVEKKPDLAQRKNFQEMIQTPEKAKYLQALKSTITVTEEDVGYVSGVPEEHIKTRRVRIYQPAKSAMQSGTNNIHFWQMDFDTRERWENPLMGWTSSGDPMSNIKVDFATKEEAIAHCEKMGWEYYVQKPNVNQPKPRSYGSNFSWNKRTRVSTK; translated from the exons ATGGCGTCCCGCGCCTTACTGCAACAGTGTGCGAGTGGAATTAGCAAGAGCAGTCCTGG ATTGAGCAGGTTATTTTCAAGCAAAGCCTCAGACGTAGAGAAGAAACCTGACTTGGCGCAGCGCAAGAATTTCCAGGAGATGATACAGACGCCAGAGAAGGCCAAATATCTGCAAGCCTTAAAGAGCACAATTACCGTAACCGAGGAGGACGTTGGTTACGTATCCGGTGTTCCCGAGGAGCATATCAAGACACGCAGAGTACGGATTTATCAACCTGCCAAGAGCGCCATGCAATCAGGAACAAATAACATTCACTTTTGGCAAATGGACTTTGATACGCGCGAACGCTGGGAGAATCCATTGATGGGATGGACCTCCAG TGGAGATCCCATGTCAAATATCAAAGTAGATTTTGCGACAAAGGAGGAGGCAATCGCGCACTGCGAGAAGATGGGATGGGAGTACTATGTGCAAAAGCCGAATGTTAATCAGCCGAAACCTCGTAGCTACGGGAGTAACTTCTCCTGGAATAAACGTACCAGAGTTTCGACTAAGTAA
- the LOC139816173 gene encoding uncharacterized protein: MRENDRTALCFLLILALCTRVYSANARHIITKRNYSDQSVRGYLAERICWWNEVCKEEFHSKFRCRCPRWSYCRAPGRYYDAHCSMTRTGYIWTQPETSLSLEIDK; the protein is encoded by the exons ATGAGGGAAAAT GATAGAACTGcgttatgttttttattgataCTCGCTCTGTGTACGAGGGTATATTCGGCGAACGCCCGGCACATAATTACCAAGAGAAATTACAGTGACCAAAGTGTAAGGGGCTATTTAGCGGAG AGGATTTGCTGGTGGAACGAGGTATGCAAGGAAGAATTTCATAGTAAGTTCCGATGTCGTTGCCCGAGGTGGTCCTATTGCCGTGCACCAGGAAGATATTACGACGCTCACTGCAGCATGACACGCACCGGCTACATATGGACCCAACCGGAAACGTCGTTAAGTCTCGAAATCGATAAATAA